The proteins below come from a single Afipia felis ATCC 53690 genomic window:
- a CDS encoding efflux RND transporter periplasmic adaptor subunit, giving the protein MPSESSVQISQRKLRLAGIAAGAVIVVVVVTGIVLRENGNARLREWTDAQAIPTVAVSKPNIKAPSAKLTLPGRLEAYYRAPIYARVSGYLKNWHVDIGAKVKSGQLLAEIDAPDLDQQLLQARADLANAEAASKLSAATLKRRQTLLASNFVSLQEIDERTADLSSKNAQVKAMQANVDRLQALTGYKRVEAPFDGVVTERNTDVGALINGGTGSGAAMFVVSDIKKLRVYVNVPQSYLSSIKVGGTASIVVPEYTGRSFPATVESSSQAVDVGSGTSRMQLTLDNTSGELRPGSYADVTLNLTRENNLLTIPASALIFNRDGLSVATVDDDDRLRFKKVTIARDLGREIEIATGLDARDRIVVTPADGVVEGDQVRIAGKQAGEKTSSAQ; this is encoded by the coding sequence ATGCCGTCTGAGTCCAGCGTCCAGATTTCACAGCGCAAGCTGCGCCTTGCCGGGATCGCTGCCGGTGCCGTGATCGTGGTGGTCGTCGTCACGGGAATCGTGTTGCGGGAAAACGGCAATGCACGGTTGCGCGAATGGACCGATGCGCAGGCGATCCCGACGGTCGCCGTCTCCAAGCCCAACATCAAGGCGCCGAGTGCGAAGCTGACGCTGCCGGGCCGCCTCGAAGCCTATTATCGTGCCCCGATCTACGCGCGCGTCAGCGGCTATCTAAAGAACTGGCATGTGGATATTGGCGCCAAAGTGAAGTCAGGCCAACTGCTCGCCGAGATCGATGCGCCGGATCTCGATCAGCAATTGCTGCAGGCCCGCGCCGATCTTGCCAACGCTGAAGCGGCCTCCAAGCTATCCGCGGCGACTTTGAAGCGCCGCCAGACTCTGCTCGCGTCGAACTTCGTCTCGTTGCAGGAAATCGACGAGCGGACCGCGGACCTGTCGAGCAAGAATGCGCAGGTCAAGGCAATGCAGGCGAACGTCGACCGCCTGCAGGCACTGACGGGTTACAAACGTGTCGAAGCGCCGTTTGACGGCGTCGTAACCGAGCGCAACACCGACGTCGGTGCGCTGATCAACGGCGGCACCGGCTCAGGCGCCGCGATGTTCGTCGTGTCTGACATCAAGAAACTGCGCGTCTATGTCAACGTGCCGCAAAGCTATCTGTCGTCCATCAAGGTCGGCGGCACCGCGTCGATTGTGGTACCCGAATATACCGGGCGTTCATTCCCGGCGACCGTCGAATCCTCCTCCCAGGCGGTCGATGTCGGCTCCGGCACCTCGCGGATGCAGCTGACGCTGGACAATACGAGCGGCGAATTGCGCCCGGGCTCCTACGCCGACGTCACACTTAACCTGACGCGAGAGAACAATTTGCTGACAATTCCCGCCAGCGCTTTGATTTTCAACCGCGATGGATTGAGCGTTGCTACTGTCGATGATGACGATCGTCTCCGCTTCAAGAAGGTGACGATTGCACGCGACCTCGGCCGCGAGATCGAGATCGCAACGGGTCTTGATGCGCGAGATCGTATCGTTGTGACGCCCGCTGACGGCGTAGTGGAGGGTGATCAGGTCCGGATCGCGGGCAAGCAGGCGGGCGAGAAGACCTCCAGCGCTCAATAA
- a CDS encoding efflux RND transporter periplasmic adaptor subunit, which translates to MIERSAHFPFHTVRLPAIARLAALAVPVITLGLSGCGPSQNQQAAPPPPSVTVAHPVKRTVTDWDEFSGRFDAVEQVQVRARVTGFVTGVEFKDGAIVKAGDLLYTIDPRQYQAVAEQAQGQLQDANARVELAKRELERASSLIKTDAVSQSVVDQRTQQLQTAQASALQAEGALKRAQLDVEFSQVRAPITGRISRHLVTVGNLVQGSESGATLLTSIVSMDPIHLYFDMDESVYLKNSRLWFEGKRPSSRDTPNPVQVLLAGETKPSHMGKMDFLDNRLDVGTGTLRGRALVDNHDLSILPGQFARIRVLGSAPYEALLLPDTAIATDQSRKIVFIVKDDNTVAAKPVVLGPIDDGLRVVREGLNADDNVIVDGLQRARVGAKVSPHAPESDKGNAKP; encoded by the coding sequence ATGATTGAACGATCCGCGCATTTTCCTTTCCATACCGTTCGCCTGCCTGCCATCGCGCGTCTTGCTGCCTTGGCTGTGCCGGTCATAACCCTTGGCCTGTCAGGCTGTGGCCCGAGCCAAAATCAGCAAGCCGCGCCGCCACCGCCATCGGTGACCGTGGCTCATCCAGTCAAACGCACCGTCACCGACTGGGATGAATTCAGCGGGCGCTTCGATGCCGTTGAACAGGTGCAAGTGCGCGCGCGTGTCACCGGTTTTGTCACCGGAGTCGAGTTCAAGGACGGCGCCATCGTCAAGGCGGGCGATCTGCTCTACACGATCGACCCCCGGCAGTATCAGGCCGTCGCCGAACAGGCGCAGGGTCAGTTGCAGGATGCCAATGCGCGCGTCGAACTTGCCAAACGCGAGCTTGAGCGGGCATCGTCGCTGATCAAGACCGATGCGGTATCGCAATCCGTCGTCGATCAGCGCACCCAGCAATTGCAGACCGCGCAGGCCTCCGCGCTTCAGGCCGAAGGCGCGTTGAAGCGCGCACAACTCGATGTCGAGTTCAGTCAGGTGCGTGCACCGATCACCGGTCGCATCAGCCGCCATCTCGTTACCGTCGGCAACCTCGTGCAGGGCAGCGAAAGCGGTGCCACGCTTCTGACGTCGATCGTTTCGATGGACCCGATCCATCTTTATTTCGATATGGATGAATCGGTCTATCTGAAGAATTCGAGGCTTTGGTTCGAAGGCAAGCGTCCGAGCTCGCGCGACACGCCAAACCCGGTACAGGTGCTGCTCGCGGGCGAAACCAAGCCTTCGCATATGGGCAAGATGGACTTTCTGGACAATCGGCTGGATGTCGGCACCGGCACGCTGCGCGGCCGCGCACTGGTCGACAATCACGACCTGTCAATCCTGCCAGGCCAGTTCGCGCGCATTCGTGTATTGGGCAGCGCACCTTACGAAGCGCTCCTGCTGCCGGATACAGCGATTGCGACCGATCAGTCGCGGAAGATCGTTTTTATCGTGAAGGACGACAACACGGTTGCCGCGAAACCCGTGGTGCTCGGGCCCATCGACGATGGATTGCGGGTTGTCCGCGAAGGTTTGAATGCGGACGACAATGTCATTGTGGACGGACTGCAGCGCGCCCGCGTCGGTGCGAAGGTCTCGCCACATGCACCAGAGTCTGACAAGGGCAACGCCAAGCCATGA
- a CDS encoding efflux RND transporter permease subunit, whose product MNLGRLSIHQPILAMVLSIVLLIVGAIAYTTLPVAEYPQVAPPTVVVTTQYPGASAQTVSDTVATPIEQQINGVEDMLYMYSQATSNGQLNITITFKLGTDLDKAQVLVQNRVAIAMPQLPEEVQRNGVTTRKNSPDLLMVVFMLSPDDTFNQLYISNYALLQVRDQLLRLDGVGDIQIFGARDYSMRVWLDPDKIANLGMTAGDVLAAIRAQNLQIAGGRIAEPPITDRAFQPNLTFTGRFKDPQQFDNIILKSGEGGRTVRLRDVARIELAALSYDTNAFLLHKETVAILVSQRPGSNALATADKISAKMAELKASFPHGLDYNIGYNPTEFIAQSVHELIKTIYEAMILVVVVVLVFLQGWRPAIIPILAIPVSLVGTFAVMAALGFAINNLTLFGLVLAVGIVVDDAIVVVENVERHLQAGMSRRDAALLTMQEVGGALVSIALVLCAVFVPTAFLGGISGQFFQQFAVTIAVATAISCFCSLTLSPALASLILEPHHEKRPPAQWNVIARGWAVFTGYFNRGFDWLSHFYAEAADFIIRRSAIMLGLYVLLIGSAVWIMTSTPKGFIPAQDRGYVIISVQLPGAASLARTTEVVKEIENIALGIPGIVRVPILAGFSGATRTQASNAAAMFPVFDDPEVRAKKPGQSAAEITNELRKRLSKIEKAFIIVVPPPAVPGIGTGGGFAMRIEDRQGRGPDLLAAATSELVGAANKVPGLTAVFSPFAANTPQVFVDIDRQKAEMLGVPVQNVTEAIETYFGSTYVNDFNIFGRTYHVTAQADLPFRKETSDLARLRTRNNAGQMVLLGSVVNFRDVSGPDRVARYNLYPSAELQGDTLPGTSSATAIEKMKALAADVLPSGFSYEWTDLSYQQVQSANAGLYVFPICVLFVFLVLAAQYGSWTLPLSVILIVPMCLLAASIGVRIMGQDINILTQIGFIVLVGLAAKNAILIVEFARDIEHEGKDTLHAVIEACRLRLRPILMTSFAFILGVLPLVISAGSGSEMRQAVGVAVFFGMIGVTLFGLVFTPIFYVLIRKLFPGSVVVPSRDVGANI is encoded by the coding sequence ATGAATCTCGGTCGTCTTTCCATTCATCAGCCCATCCTTGCGATGGTGCTGTCGATCGTGCTGCTGATTGTCGGCGCGATTGCCTATACGACGCTGCCTGTCGCGGAATATCCGCAGGTCGCGCCTCCGACGGTTGTCGTCACCACGCAATATCCGGGCGCGTCGGCGCAGACGGTGTCAGATACGGTCGCGACGCCGATCGAACAGCAGATCAACGGCGTCGAGGACATGCTGTACATGTACAGCCAGGCAACCTCGAACGGCCAGCTGAACATCACCATCACGTTCAAGCTCGGCACCGATCTCGACAAAGCACAGGTCCTTGTTCAGAACCGGGTGGCGATCGCGATGCCGCAGCTTCCGGAGGAAGTGCAGCGTAACGGCGTGACCACGCGCAAAAACAGCCCCGACCTTCTGATGGTCGTGTTCATGCTGTCGCCGGACGACACGTTCAATCAGCTCTACATCAGTAACTATGCCTTGCTTCAGGTGCGCGATCAGTTGCTGCGCCTTGATGGTGTTGGCGACATCCAGATCTTCGGTGCGCGCGATTACTCGATGCGTGTCTGGCTCGATCCGGACAAGATCGCCAATCTCGGCATGACCGCGGGCGACGTTCTTGCTGCCATTCGTGCGCAGAATTTGCAGATCGCCGGAGGTCGCATCGCGGAGCCGCCGATCACGGACCGCGCGTTTCAGCCAAATCTCACCTTTACGGGCCGCTTCAAGGACCCGCAGCAGTTCGACAACATCATCCTGAAATCGGGCGAAGGCGGGCGAACGGTCAGGCTGCGCGACGTGGCGCGCATCGAACTCGCGGCGCTGTCGTACGACACCAACGCGTTCCTGTTGCACAAGGAGACCGTCGCGATCCTCGTGTCGCAGCGTCCCGGATCGAATGCGCTTGCGACCGCCGACAAGATATCCGCGAAGATGGCGGAGCTGAAGGCGAGCTTCCCGCACGGCCTCGATTACAATATCGGCTACAATCCGACCGAGTTCATTGCGCAATCGGTTCACGAACTCATCAAGACCATCTACGAGGCGATGATCCTCGTCGTGGTCGTCGTGCTTGTCTTCCTGCAGGGATGGCGGCCCGCGATCATTCCCATTCTGGCGATCCCGGTGTCTCTGGTCGGCACCTTCGCGGTGATGGCGGCGCTTGGCTTCGCGATCAATAACTTGACGCTGTTCGGGCTGGTGCTGGCGGTCGGCATCGTGGTCGACGACGCCATCGTGGTCGTGGAGAATGTCGAGCGGCATTTGCAGGCCGGAATGAGCCGTCGCGATGCCGCGCTGCTCACGATGCAGGAGGTGGGCGGCGCGCTTGTCTCGATTGCGCTCGTGCTCTGCGCGGTGTTCGTGCCGACGGCCTTCCTTGGCGGCATTTCCGGGCAGTTCTTCCAGCAATTTGCGGTCACCATCGCTGTCGCGACGGCGATCTCATGCTTCTGTTCGTTGACGCTATCGCCAGCGCTGGCCTCGCTTATTCTGGAGCCGCACCACGAGAAGCGCCCGCCTGCGCAGTGGAACGTGATTGCGCGCGGGTGGGCCGTTTTCACCGGCTATTTCAATCGCGGCTTTGACTGGCTCTCGCATTTTTACGCAGAGGCGGCGGACTTCATTATTCGCCGGTCGGCAATTATGCTCGGTCTCTATGTGCTGCTGATCGGCTCCGCTGTCTGGATCATGACCAGCACGCCCAAGGGGTTTATTCCCGCGCAGGACCGTGGCTACGTCATTATCTCGGTGCAGTTGCCCGGTGCAGCGTCGCTTGCACGTACGACAGAGGTTGTGAAGGAAATCGAAAACATCGCGCTCGGCATTCCCGGCATCGTGCGTGTGCCGATCCTGGCGGGTTTCTCGGGCGCGACGCGGACGCAGGCGAGCAATGCCGCGGCCATGTTCCCGGTTTTCGACGATCCGGAAGTGCGCGCGAAGAAGCCCGGCCAGTCTGCGGCTGAAATTACCAATGAGCTGCGCAAGCGGCTCTCGAAGATCGAGAAGGCGTTCATCATCGTCGTACCGCCGCCGGCTGTTCCCGGCATCGGTACGGGCGGCGGTTTCGCCATGCGCATCGAGGATCGTCAGGGTCGGGGTCCCGACCTGCTGGCGGCTGCCACCAGCGAACTTGTCGGCGCCGCCAACAAGGTGCCGGGCCTCACAGCGGTGTTCTCGCCATTCGCGGCGAACACGCCACAGGTCTTCGTCGACATCGATCGGCAGAAAGCCGAGATGCTGGGCGTGCCGGTGCAGAACGTCACCGAGGCGATCGAGACATATTTCGGTTCGACCTACGTCAACGACTTCAACATTTTTGGACGTACCTATCACGTCACCGCGCAGGCAGACCTGCCGTTCCGCAAGGAGACGTCAGATCTTGCTAGGCTGCGCACACGCAACAATGCGGGGCAGATGGTGCTGCTCGGCAGCGTCGTGAATTTCCGGGATGTTTCAGGCCCGGATCGCGTGGCGCGCTACAACCTCTATCCTTCTGCCGAATTGCAGGGCGATACCTTGCCGGGCACGAGTTCGGCAACGGCTATCGAGAAGATGAAGGCCCTCGCGGCAGACGTATTGCCGAGCGGATTTTCGTATGAGTGGACCGACCTGTCGTATCAGCAAGTCCAGTCAGCCAACGCCGGTCTGTATGTCTTTCCGATCTGCGTGCTCTTCGTCTTTCTCGTGCTGGCTGCGCAGTACGGAAGCTGGACGCTACCGCTCTCGGTGATTCTGATCGTGCCGATGTGCCTGCTTGCGGCGAGCATCGGCGTTCGCATCATGGGACAGGACATCAATATCCTGACCCAGATCGGCTTCATCGTTCTCGTTGGTTTGGCTGCGAAAAACGCAATCCTGATCGTGGAGTTCGCGCGCGACATCGAGCATGAGGGCAAGGACACGCTGCATGCTGTGATTGAAGCCTGTCGTCTACGGCTCCGGCCGATCCTGATGACATCGTTTGCGTTTATCCTCGGCGTGCTGCCGCTCGTAATCTCGGCCGGCTCAGGCTCTGAGATGCGTCAGGCGGTCGGCGTCGCGGTGTTCTTCGGAATGATCGGTGTTACGCTGTTTGGCCTTGTTTTCACGCCGATCTTCTATGTGCTGATCCGTAAGCTGTTCCCGGGTTCGGTCGTGGTGCCGAGCCGCGACGTCGGGGCGAACATCTAG